In the Acidovorax sp. A79 genome, one interval contains:
- a CDS encoding MFS transporter encodes MQGRETWDRPVLASLVIVLALAALDQTIASTALPTIADDLQGHRLLSWIFSVYLIASTAVIPLYGRLADRYGTRSTLLFAAGIFVMGSAACGLSQQIEELLLARCLQGLGGGGLMTLSMLAARDAVPQRRLGQVQGMLGSAYGLAALLGPLLGGWLAQEYSWRWAFLLNVPIGLMALAALFWMYRPLAKAAAIAVDSIGCGLLAVFLALLLVAARGFGMAHGASVLETVVAPVLAVVAGLLFVWRELVVPRPLLPVHMFRQCVFLLNGILSVCTGVALFSVVVFTPLYWQYAMGMTAVQAGLHMLPLMAAISLSSVMGGKWLASSGQLRAMAAVSALLMAGGYMGLALGVNAASVSGSLYALSVLGAGIGLAIPLSMMTVQRLAQPRDQGIATALPIMFRTAGGALGVSFLGAVLTQQLEAVPGGTGSAEGVAAAFASASGAIFWMSALPCALVSLSMLAMPRTLPAPQVLIANH; translated from the coding sequence ATGCAAGGTAGAGAGACATGGGACCGGCCGGTTCTGGCGTCGTTAGTGATCGTGCTTGCGTTGGCAGCGCTGGATCAGACGATCGCGTCAACTGCGCTTCCCACGATTGCGGATGATTTGCAAGGTCACCGGCTGCTTAGCTGGATTTTTTCCGTCTACCTCATCGCTTCGACAGCCGTGATACCGCTGTATGGAAGGCTGGCGGATCGATACGGGACCCGCTCCACGCTTCTCTTTGCTGCAGGCATATTCGTCATGGGATCGGCCGCATGTGGTCTGAGTCAGCAAATCGAGGAACTCCTCCTGGCGCGTTGTCTGCAAGGTTTGGGCGGTGGTGGCTTGATGACGCTCTCGATGCTGGCTGCCAGGGACGCGGTTCCTCAGCGCCGTCTTGGCCAGGTTCAGGGCATGCTGGGTAGTGCCTACGGGCTGGCTGCACTCTTGGGCCCGCTGCTGGGTGGATGGCTTGCGCAAGAGTACTCCTGGCGCTGGGCGTTCTTGTTGAACGTACCCATTGGTCTGATGGCGCTTGCTGCGCTGTTCTGGATGTATCGCCCTCTCGCGAAAGCAGCAGCTATTGCCGTGGATTCGATTGGGTGCGGCTTACTTGCCGTTTTTCTCGCGCTTTTGCTTGTCGCAGCTCGAGGCTTTGGTATGGCGCACGGGGCTAGCGTACTGGAGACTGTGGTTGCGCCTGTCTTGGCCGTGGTGGCTGGGCTCCTCTTTGTCTGGCGCGAGCTTGTGGTCCCCAGGCCACTTCTACCTGTTCACATGTTTCGGCAGTGTGTGTTTTTGCTCAACGGAATTCTGAGCGTGTGTACAGGGGTTGCTCTCTTCTCGGTTGTAGTGTTCACGCCGCTGTATTGGCAATACGCCATGGGGATGACGGCTGTACAGGCGGGATTGCACATGCTTCCTTTGATGGCTGCCATATCGTTGTCTTCCGTCATGGGCGGAAAGTGGCTGGCAAGCAGTGGACAGTTGCGCGCGATGGCCGCTGTCTCGGCACTACTGATGGCCGGAGGCTACATGGGTCTCGCCCTGGGTGTGAACGCTGCCAGTGTGTCGGGAAGCCTCTACGCATTGAGTGTCCTCGGGGCGGGCATTGGCCTTGCGATACCGCTTTCGATGATGACTGTGCAACGTTTGGCTCAGCCGCGGGATCAAGGGATCGCCACTGCGCTTCCCATCATGTTCCGCACCGCAGGGGGGGCGCTTGGGGTTTCGTTCCTGGGAGCTGTCCTCACGCAGCAATTGGAGGCCGTGCCCGGCGGAACGGGGTCGGCAGAGGGCGTTGCCGCAGCCTTTGCCTCTGCATCAGGCGCAATTTTTTGGATGTCTGCACTGCCGTGTGCCTTGGTGAGCCTGTCGATGCTGGCCATGCCGCGCACCTTGCCAGCCCCACAGGTTCTTATCGCCAATCACTAA
- a CDS encoding ABC transporter ATP-binding protein, which translates to MTALLHGEGVATPVAVPAKPLVAISGLHRSFSLGHTTVKALRGVDLKIHAGEMLAVWGPSGSGKSTLMNMIGLIDRPDTGNVCFKGIEVLALSDDELSDCRSRNIGFVFQSFNLVPVLTALENVMLPLQLQGVGAQVARAKAQGLLDAVGLGAHLNHRPDRMSGGQRQRTAIARALVADPELVIADEPTANLDSESSQNVISLMRELNRDTGTTFVFSTHDQRLLDHVPRAVQLRDGIIEHDQECAQ; encoded by the coding sequence ATGACTGCGCTGCTACATGGCGAAGGGGTTGCAACCCCGGTCGCCGTACCAGCAAAGCCCTTGGTCGCAATCAGTGGATTGCACCGATCATTTTCACTTGGCCACACAACGGTTAAGGCGCTTCGGGGAGTGGATCTGAAGATCCATGCGGGTGAAATGCTAGCAGTCTGGGGACCCTCGGGGAGTGGTAAGTCCACTCTGATGAACATGATCGGATTGATTGATAGACCAGATACCGGTAACGTTTGCTTCAAGGGCATTGAGGTGTTGGCACTTAGCGATGATGAACTCAGCGACTGCCGCAGCCGGAACATCGGCTTTGTGTTTCAGTCCTTCAATCTCGTTCCCGTCCTCACTGCGTTGGAGAACGTCATGCTTCCCCTTCAATTGCAGGGGGTCGGTGCGCAGGTGGCTCGTGCCAAGGCACAGGGACTTTTGGATGCCGTGGGATTGGGAGCCCATCTGAATCATCGACCGGATCGTATGAGTGGGGGGCAGCGCCAACGAACCGCCATCGCACGAGCTCTGGTGGCTGACCCAGAACTGGTGATCGCGGATGAGCCGACGGCGAACTTGGACTCCGAAAGCAGCCAGAACGTGATTTCTCTCATGCGGGAACTCAACCGGGACACGGGGACGACATTCGTGTTCTCTACGCACGACCAGCGTCTTTTGGACCACGTCCCACGAGCCGTGCAGCTAAGGGACGGGATCATCGAGCATGATCAGGAGTGTGCCCAATGA
- a CDS encoding phenylacetate--CoA ligase family protein yields MRFLHEKFRPTTSTLHRVVAHAYDRSPMYRKKMQSRGVAPHQIDTENDLPQLPFTTREELGSDPWALLCVPRSTLVQAHMSTGTTGRNPLYVAYDWEDLYTRGLMPLSSDKSVPRLLRIEPGEIVFNALPYEVSVTGLAIHRSVQDGIGACVVPLGKGGFYSEPLKALKMMREIRGDHLFTTPSYAVYLAELAGAPQAGLKEMFGLKSIWLVGELCSDALRRRIEQLWGAPVFLYYGTMECGPVGVECAEQDGYHPATNFTAVEIVPLDEPITDAMGAALGEIVVTTLWRYATPLIRYRTGDLGRWDEQSSGSGGCARRLRVHGRLEDVVRVAGKVLHVQDIEQGLLDIPEVSSWFQLRPEGDVLCIVLPAQKGVDAAAVARRVQHWAVTYLGLDCKVEHGPARSYSGGKFMRVVRATQGEIR; encoded by the coding sequence ATGCGTTTTCTTCATGAAAAGTTCAGGCCAACGACCAGCACGCTTCATCGGGTGGTCGCGCATGCCTATGACCGTAGCCCGATGTATCGAAAGAAGATGCAGAGTCGCGGCGTCGCTCCGCACCAAATTGACACGGAAAACGACCTGCCGCAGCTTCCTTTCACGACACGGGAAGAGCTCGGGTCGGATCCTTGGGCGTTGCTTTGTGTTCCCCGTTCGACCTTGGTGCAGGCCCATATGTCCACCGGCACAACAGGGCGCAATCCGCTGTATGTCGCTTACGACTGGGAGGATTTGTACACGCGGGGGCTGATGCCCCTCAGTTCCGATAAATCCGTCCCACGGCTCCTTCGCATCGAGCCTGGCGAGATCGTCTTCAATGCACTGCCGTACGAAGTCAGCGTCACTGGCTTGGCCATCCACCGCTCCGTACAGGACGGGATCGGAGCATGTGTTGTGCCTTTGGGCAAAGGCGGTTTCTATTCCGAGCCACTGAAAGCCTTGAAGATGATGCGCGAGATTCGTGGCGACCATTTGTTCACTACTCCGTCTTATGCCGTGTACCTGGCGGAACTTGCAGGTGCACCCCAAGCGGGGTTGAAGGAGATGTTTGGTCTCAAGTCCATCTGGCTTGTTGGTGAACTTTGCTCAGACGCTTTGCGACGGCGTATCGAACAATTGTGGGGGGCGCCAGTGTTCCTCTACTACGGAACTATGGAGTGTGGGCCAGTGGGGGTGGAATGCGCTGAGCAGGATGGTTATCACCCCGCGACGAATTTCACAGCAGTGGAGATCGTGCCTCTCGACGAGCCAATAACCGATGCGATGGGAGCCGCGCTTGGCGAAATAGTAGTCACTACGCTCTGGCGCTACGCGACCCCACTGATTCGCTATAGGACAGGCGATCTTGGCCGTTGGGATGAGCAGTCATCGGGTTCCGGCGGATGTGCTCGACGGCTGCGCGTGCATGGACGGTTGGAGGATGTTGTGCGCGTGGCGGGGAAAGTTCTCCACGTCCAGGACATTGAACAGGGCCTTCTGGATATTCCCGAAGTGAGTTCGTGGTTCCAATTGCGCCCCGAAGGGGATGTCTTGTGCATTGTGCTACCTGCTCAGAAGGGAGTGGATGCAGCCGCTGTAGCTCGAAGGGTTCAGCATTGGGCAGTTACCTACCTGGGCCTTGATTGCAAGGTCGAGCATGGTCCAGCCCGTTCTTACTCGGGTGGAAAGTTCATGCGCGTTGTTCGTGCAACACAAGGAGAAATTAGATGA
- a CDS encoding DUF2141 domain-containing protein → MKAAHLLALMLVALLSEHAAFAADLVLEVKSSQASGRVNVALYDSATSFLRKTVASSGGDLKNGVAILSFPNLAPGNYAISAYLDANGNNKLDTNSMGIPSEPYAFSRSAKGRMGPPTFEDAAFAVGSSGTKLTIELSKGRP, encoded by the coding sequence ATGAAGGCGGCTCACTTACTTGCACTCATGCTAGTCGCCCTTCTCAGTGAGCATGCGGCGTTCGCTGCTGATCTGGTGCTTGAGGTCAAAAGTTCGCAAGCCTCGGGGCGAGTCAATGTTGCGCTTTATGACAGTGCCACAAGCTTCCTTCGCAAGACGGTTGCTTCCAGCGGAGGTGACCTGAAGAACGGTGTCGCGATACTTAGTTTCCCGAACCTGGCACCTGGCAACTACGCAATCTCGGCTTATCTGGACGCCAATGGCAACAACAAGCTTGACACTAATTCGATGGGAATTCCTTCCGAACCCTATGCCTTCAGCCGCAGCGCCAAGGGTCGCATGGGACCTCCAACCTTCGAAGACGCAGCTTTTGCGGTGGGTTCTTCCGGGACGAAACTCACGATCGAACTGTCGAAGGGACGGCCATGA
- a CDS encoding amidohydrolase family protein: MIIDAHAHVTRADYGSIDRLSALMDKHGIDKAVLFPGGMIDVRQMSQYVRGAATADTDQIPNDLVESIFTKDRDRYFGFYCVNPNSAGDSTTAFRAAIARGFSGLKLAPIVHKFALCSEGVFELARACGELRVPLYSHVVFSPGATTEKFGELAKAFPDTQFILGHMGFGPADVQAIEVAATCDNVMLETSGGSFMIIKMALERLGAGKLIYGSEFPMQHPHVELEKIRMTAGGEDFKKISSRNLLSLFEQRKLPQSVELSQ, encoded by the coding sequence ATGATCATTGACGCTCATGCGCACGTGACTCGTGCGGACTACGGCTCTATCGATCGGCTATCTGCTTTGATGGACAAGCACGGCATTGACAAAGCTGTTCTTTTTCCGGGGGGCATGATCGATGTGCGTCAAATGTCGCAGTACGTGCGAGGCGCAGCCACTGCTGATACGGATCAGATCCCTAATGACTTGGTCGAATCCATTTTCACGAAGGACCGTGACCGGTATTTTGGCTTCTACTGTGTGAATCCCAATAGCGCGGGCGATAGCACTACGGCATTTCGAGCAGCGATCGCGAGAGGGTTTAGTGGGCTAAAGCTGGCCCCGATTGTTCACAAATTCGCACTGTGCTCCGAGGGAGTTTTCGAGTTGGCGCGAGCATGTGGCGAGCTTCGCGTTCCACTGTATTCGCACGTCGTCTTCAGCCCTGGCGCCACTACTGAAAAGTTTGGCGAACTCGCCAAGGCGTTTCCTGACACGCAGTTCATATTGGGGCACATGGGCTTCGGTCCAGCTGATGTGCAAGCCATTGAGGTGGCTGCGACCTGTGACAACGTCATGCTCGAGACATCCGGCGGATCTTTCATGATCATCAAGATGGCGCTGGAGCGGCTGGGAGCAGGGAAACTCATCTATGGATCGGAGTTCCCCATGCAGCACCCCCACGTCGAACTCGAGAAAATCCGCATGACTGCTGGTGGCGAGGATTTCAAGAAGATTTCCTCTCGAAATCTTTTGTCTCTTTTCGAGCAGCGCAAGCTGCCGCAAAGCGTGGAGCTTTCTCAATGA
- a CDS encoding ABC transporter permease — translation MNVLELSVRNLLRNPRRTAVTALSLAVGFAAIALFAGYTATVYESLKSQAIYGELLGHLTIARPAYFEASRQEPTRFLLGKEQVGSISSIVKSEFPGSTVAVRLGFSGLLSNGRASSIFVAESLDPEAMRALRGPRARASGGLDEKSPQGVTLSRGLAQILDLRDGSDGAVLVSTVTGQANASDVQIIDTFSTGNVATNDKFMFAPLSLAQSLMDVQGQADRVTVLLPEGTDVNTARHQLADRLAAKEDGLAVEVWQDLSIFYAQVKALFDRVFAFVLAIVLVIVAMSVANAMGMSVIERTREIGTLRAMGLRRSGVIRIFIAEALVLVSVGCLLGAVLTVGITYGVNQLEISYRPPNATEEVPLVIGFDLIKAGFGALALTCIGALASLFPARRAAAQPIVTSLTHV, via the coding sequence ATGAATGTGCTGGAGTTGAGCGTACGAAATCTCCTGCGGAATCCGAGAAGGACAGCAGTGACTGCGTTGAGTTTGGCCGTGGGATTCGCAGCCATCGCCTTGTTTGCAGGCTATACGGCAACCGTCTACGAGAGTCTGAAATCCCAGGCCATCTATGGGGAGCTATTGGGTCATCTGACCATAGCGCGCCCCGCCTACTTTGAGGCCAGTCGGCAGGAGCCGACAAGGTTCCTGTTGGGAAAGGAACAGGTCGGGAGCATTTCCTCTATCGTGAAGTCAGAATTTCCTGGTTCTACCGTCGCCGTGCGATTGGGGTTCAGTGGACTGTTGTCTAACGGCCGGGCGAGCAGCATCTTTGTCGCCGAAAGCCTAGATCCAGAGGCAATGCGGGCCCTCCGAGGACCGCGCGCGCGGGCATCTGGAGGGCTTGATGAGAAGTCACCTCAGGGCGTGACATTGTCCCGCGGACTTGCCCAGATTCTGGATCTTCGCGATGGAAGTGATGGCGCGGTTCTGGTGAGCACGGTAACGGGGCAAGCAAATGCGTCGGATGTCCAGATCATTGATACCTTCAGTACAGGAAATGTCGCAACCAATGACAAATTCATGTTTGCGCCTCTTTCCTTGGCTCAGTCCCTTATGGATGTCCAGGGGCAGGCCGATCGGGTAACGGTGCTGTTGCCGGAGGGCACAGATGTGAACACCGCGAGGCACCAACTCGCCGACAGACTTGCCGCCAAGGAGGATGGCCTTGCCGTTGAAGTTTGGCAAGATCTTTCCATTTTTTATGCGCAGGTCAAGGCCCTGTTCGACAGGGTATTTGCGTTTGTCCTGGCCATTGTGCTTGTCATCGTTGCGATGAGTGTGGCGAACGCGATGGGTATGAGTGTGATTGAACGCACGCGAGAGATCGGTACTCTTCGGGCGATGGGCTTACGTCGATCTGGAGTCATCCGCATCTTCATTGCAGAAGCCCTCGTACTTGTCTCAGTGGGATGTCTGCTAGGTGCTGTACTGACTGTTGGCATTACCTACGGTGTGAACCAGCTCGAAATTTCCTATCGGCCGCCCAATGCGACCGAGGAGGTGCCATTGGTCATCGGCTTCGACTTGATCAAAGCAGGGTTTGGCGCGCTGGCGCTGACATGTATTGGCGCTTTGGCCTCGCTCTTTCCGGCGCGACGTGCAGCGGCGCAGCCCATCGTCACCTCGTTGACACATGTTTAG
- a CDS encoding outer membrane lipoprotein-sorting protein, whose amino-acid sequence MRNFWIGLTIVLGGIVAAISAANATENPDAAVLLKRSDAARGGGAPGLTWEVIVRSTGGGAQDQDMRMRIKAAETASLAETLEPLKSKGAKMLQMDRNMWLSKPGLKKPIAISPRQRLSGLAAIGDIAATNYAKDYQAVLLRQDDFKGEPCHVLELSARERQATYDKLIYWVSTKRGVGVFAEFLSLSGKRLKTAEFSYENSVAIEGKTTPFISKMVISDALTDAKTILEYGQTKVQAIPSSEFDVSHLE is encoded by the coding sequence ATGCGCAATTTCTGGATTGGATTGACCATCGTGCTTGGTGGAATCGTTGCAGCTATTTCCGCGGCCAATGCCACCGAGAATCCTGACGCGGCAGTGTTGCTAAAGCGTTCCGATGCAGCTCGTGGGGGGGGGGCTCCAGGACTGACTTGGGAGGTGATTGTGCGAAGCACTGGAGGAGGGGCTCAGGACCAGGATATGCGCATGCGGATCAAGGCGGCCGAGACCGCCAGCCTGGCCGAGACTCTGGAACCACTCAAAAGCAAGGGCGCCAAAATGCTGCAGATGGATCGCAACATGTGGCTGAGCAAGCCGGGGCTTAAGAAGCCCATTGCGATCTCACCTCGCCAGCGTCTCTCGGGTCTGGCTGCAATCGGTGATATCGCAGCGACGAACTACGCCAAAGACTATCAGGCAGTGCTTCTCCGACAAGACGATTTCAAGGGGGAGCCTTGTCATGTTCTGGAGCTCTCCGCGCGGGAGCGCCAAGCTACTTACGATAAATTGATCTACTGGGTTTCCACCAAACGGGGTGTTGGGGTCTTTGCGGAATTCCTCTCACTGAGCGGAAAGCGCCTCAAGACGGCGGAGTTCTCCTACGAAAACAGCGTGGCCATTGAGGGCAAGACGACGCCGTTCATTAGCAAGATGGTCATTTCTGACGCCCTCACGGATGCCAAGACTATTCTTGAGTACGGACAGACCAAGGTCCAGGCGATCCCCTCGTCCGAATTCGATGTTTCGCACCTGGAGTGA
- a CDS encoding phenylacetate--CoA ligase family protein: MSFLAKNYHRPLPAIVRKYFANGSEHVDIWPEDRLKAYQAEALRRILMHAYERNGFYREKFQAAGVVPARLSLPDDLARIPLTTKDEIRGKPWLLLSVPRQAVSQIHVSTGTTGGEEIYIPHTWEDLHVNNMSPAMRLLIPVGESDVVINALPHEMSSSGLAFHRTFQKSYGAMVVPMGKGGYYSTPERTLRASVDLGATVLITTPSYAVLLAEVAQRMDIDLGALPLRFMWLTGEGCSPALRDRIEKLWGHPAYFYYGSLEAGPIGIECSARNGYHMAGGHVHVEVVDPTTGEAVAPGEIGEVVVTELTRMASPLIRYRTGDIGYVEKSRCSCGVTLDRLILRGRAGDQVRIGEKTYGPYYLEQFLLEIPDVGNWYQFLPQGDQLLIRLEANHGSEDRDRLARAIASRFEFSTGIKATVEFVDSIPRTGGKTIRVIQPAA, encoded by the coding sequence ATGTCCTTTCTAGCCAAGAACTACCACCGCCCTTTGCCTGCGATCGTTCGGAAATACTTCGCGAACGGTAGTGAGCATGTCGACATCTGGCCCGAGGATCGGTTGAAAGCGTATCAGGCAGAGGCGTTACGCCGCATCCTCATGCACGCGTATGAGCGCAACGGCTTCTACCGCGAAAAGTTCCAGGCGGCAGGTGTCGTGCCTGCCAGGCTAAGTTTGCCTGACGACCTTGCTCGGATCCCCTTGACGACCAAGGACGAGATCCGAGGCAAGCCTTGGTTGCTGCTGTCGGTGCCTCGTCAGGCTGTATCGCAGATCCATGTGTCAACAGGAACGACGGGGGGTGAAGAGATCTACATACCCCATACCTGGGAGGACTTGCACGTCAACAACATGTCGCCAGCCATGCGTCTGCTCATTCCCGTGGGTGAGTCGGATGTAGTGATCAATGCTTTGCCCCACGAGATGAGTTCTTCTGGATTGGCGTTTCACCGCACATTTCAGAAGAGCTACGGTGCCATGGTCGTTCCAATGGGGAAGGGCGGGTATTACTCCACACCTGAGCGCACGCTCCGTGCTTCGGTGGATTTGGGGGCAACGGTTCTGATCACCACGCCATCCTATGCAGTGCTGCTGGCCGAAGTTGCGCAGCGTATGGACATCGACCTAGGTGCGCTACCTTTGCGCTTCATGTGGCTGACTGGCGAGGGCTGTTCCCCGGCGCTACGAGATCGCATCGAAAAGTTGTGGGGCCATCCAGCCTATTTCTACTACGGCTCCCTGGAGGCAGGCCCCATAGGCATCGAGTGCTCTGCACGCAATGGCTATCACATGGCAGGCGGGCATGTGCATGTAGAGGTAGTTGATCCAACTACCGGGGAGGCTGTGGCTCCAGGTGAGATCGGAGAGGTAGTGGTCACCGAGCTCACACGGATGGCTTCTCCGCTGATTCGCTATAGAACTGGCGACATCGGTTATGTCGAAAAGTCAAGGTGCTCTTGTGGCGTCACGCTGGACCGTCTCATTCTGAGAGGTCGGGCAGGTGATCAGGTTCGAATCGGAGAAAAGACATATGGCCCCTACTACTTGGAGCAGTTTCTCCTTGAGATTCCAGATGTTGGAAACTGGTATCAGTTCTTGCCTCAGGGAGATCAATTGCTGATACGTCTGGAGGCGAATCACGGATCAGAAGACAGGGACCGGCTGGCTCGCGCCATAGCGAGTCGGTTTGAATTCTCGACGGGTATTAAAGCAACCGTTGAGTTCGTGGACAGCATTCCCCGCACCGGTGGGAAGACGATCCGAGTCATCCAGCCCGCCGCGTAA
- a CDS encoding 3-dehydroquinate synthase II has product MNKGSVQREEMGAGSSTWWFDARGLDDAALRQAVERSNCTHLLVDHSALKSITSAKKLVVWVDKVGDLSDLAPSVSVLTPHEEVRKAAVASGRAAGLFIEVRDLEAEFPYCVMVCERGDDFVVIDIEHATYIPYELLIAKTIGKNTQVLRSVPIKGLARVVDDIHQSLNAFATMEHGIGVVFRSKDVAAVDSLSKNLRHRQASIMNLLPARVEEIQHTGLGHRVCVDTTSMMSAEEGMVVGSTGWGGILVCSETHHLPHMNLREFRVNAGAVHSYIWGPDGSAFYLSEMRAGAEVMCVDLAGRARVVSVGRAKIERRPMLKIRCSVPLESVPPQLQARVESMLEMQERVTPKGERVGSGDRRVHINTFLQNDWHVRVMGADGKVRHCTLLQPGDELLAHVDDPGRHTGLRIEENIIEK; this is encoded by the coding sequence GTGAACAAAGGCAGTGTGCAGCGCGAGGAGATGGGTGCGGGATCCAGCACATGGTGGTTTGATGCTCGTGGCCTCGATGATGCAGCTCTGAGGCAGGCAGTGGAACGCTCCAACTGCACGCATTTGCTCGTCGACCACTCGGCGCTCAAGTCCATAACGAGTGCAAAAAAGCTAGTCGTTTGGGTCGACAAGGTCGGTGATCTGTCCGACTTAGCTCCGAGCGTTTCGGTGCTTACACCGCACGAAGAGGTTCGGAAAGCCGCTGTGGCTAGTGGAAGAGCTGCGGGCCTCTTCATCGAGGTTCGGGATCTCGAAGCGGAGTTCCCCTACTGCGTCATGGTGTGCGAACGCGGCGATGACTTTGTGGTGATTGACATCGAGCACGCAACGTACATTCCGTACGAACTTCTAATCGCAAAAACGATTGGAAAAAATACACAAGTGCTACGCAGCGTTCCAATCAAGGGGCTCGCCCGAGTGGTCGATGATATCCATCAGTCACTCAACGCCTTCGCCACCATGGAGCACGGCATCGGTGTCGTCTTTCGCTCCAAGGATGTCGCGGCTGTTGACAGCCTGAGTAAGAACCTGCGGCACCGCCAAGCTTCGATCATGAACCTGCTGCCGGCTCGGGTCGAAGAAATTCAGCACACGGGGTTGGGACATCGCGTGTGCGTCGATACCACCTCGATGATGAGTGCGGAAGAGGGAATGGTGGTCGGGTCTACCGGGTGGGGCGGCATTCTGGTTTGCTCTGAGACGCATCACTTACCACACATGAACCTGCGTGAGTTTCGGGTGAACGCGGGTGCCGTGCATTCGTATATATGGGGACCTGATGGTTCAGCGTTCTACCTGAGCGAGATGCGTGCTGGCGCCGAGGTGATGTGCGTTGACTTGGCTGGACGGGCACGGGTCGTCTCGGTGGGTAGAGCCAAGATCGAGCGTCGGCCAATGTTGAAGATTCGTTGCAGCGTACCGCTTGAATCAGTTCCGCCTCAACTTCAAGCAAGAGTCGAAAGCATGCTCGAGATGCAAGAGCGAGTTACCCCCAAAGGGGAACGTGTCGGTAGTGGTGATCGTCGCGTCCACATCAATACCTTCCTGCAGAACGATTGGCATGTGCGAGTCATGGGAGCCGACGGGAAGGTGCGGCACTGCACCTTGCTGCAGCCTGGCGACGAGTTGTTGGCCCATGTCGACGACCCGGGGCGACACACGGGACTGCGAATCGAAGAAAACATCATCGAAAAATGA
- a CDS encoding 2-amino-3,7-dideoxy-D-threo-hept-6-ulosonate synthase, with the protein MASGRELRLNRLINPVSQKALLVPLDHGATVGPIEGISKIRRTIAGIGSSGANIQGIIVHRGVAHNSRSPVWDVPAPLILHLSASTSLARDSTHKVLVAQVEDALVMGADAVSIHVNLGSLAEVGMLRDMGSVASQCERWGVPLLAMVYTHGESASASSTARIAHAARLAAELGADLVKVNYPGSPEAMAEVVEGCFVPVLVAGGERATTEAQVLSVVDGALQGGASGLCMGRNIFQHADPGAFLARLSRHVHGFDAHRQAVSLAAVR; encoded by the coding sequence ATGGCTTCTGGCCGCGAACTTAGATTGAATCGGCTCATCAACCCCGTTTCTCAGAAGGCACTTTTGGTACCCCTGGATCACGGTGCTACCGTGGGGCCCATTGAAGGTATTTCGAAGATTCGAAGAACCATCGCAGGAATTGGTTCAAGTGGTGCCAATATTCAGGGAATCATTGTGCACCGCGGTGTTGCACACAACAGCCGCAGTCCAGTGTGGGACGTTCCTGCGCCCCTGATTTTGCATCTATCCGCATCTACATCGCTTGCGCGGGATTCGACGCACAAAGTTCTTGTTGCTCAGGTCGAGGATGCCTTGGTGATGGGCGCTGATGCTGTCTCTATTCATGTGAACCTTGGCTCCCTCGCGGAAGTCGGCATGCTGCGTGATATGGGATCCGTCGCGAGCCAGTGCGAGCGATGGGGCGTGCCCTTGTTGGCGATGGTTTATACGCATGGTGAATCGGCCTCAGCGTCATCCACCGCACGTATTGCGCATGCGGCAAGACTGGCTGCCGAGCTCGGAGCCGACTTGGTGAAGGTCAACTACCCCGGTTCGCCCGAAGCCATGGCGGAGGTCGTGGAAGGCTGTTTCGTGCCGGTGCTTGTCGCAGGAGGAGAACGCGCGACGACGGAGGCGCAGGTCCTCAGCGTGGTCGATGGCGCGTTGCAAGGAGGTGCCAGTGGGCTGTGCATGGGGCGAAACATATTCCAGCATGCCGACCCGGGAGCGTTTCTGGCACGGCTGTCCCGCCATGTACATGGCTTTGACGCCCATCGCCAAGCCGTTTCACTGGCCGCAGTGAGGTAA